One genomic segment of Mangifera indica cultivar Alphonso chromosome 6, CATAS_Mindica_2.1, whole genome shotgun sequence includes these proteins:
- the LOC123219736 gene encoding phospholipase A1-II 7-like: MARREKVTNNNLEAEFEVPDNLDVILSNADSTDILDRLHAGVFLNEKTEKFWFDEIINANVFELYARGLSIAWKDDQRHWNWTSMEDTEHTDTEHMKKGLVINKILIQPVTKDCCSLMMKIHWGVNFPCMKKKSFFSKVGPDKGKAMKYQIYQVKRYIYALVNVSFSIELLVPDRSAWIGYVAVATDEGAKSLGRRDILVCWRGTYNNAEWERNANFFQTHAQAIFPTVPKTEVHYGFYSIYTHPNKEHDNKSAGDQVIEEVKKLINLCQDEEISVTITGYSLGATLATLNASDIVCNGYNKPN, from the exons ATGGCTAGGAGGGAGAAGGTCACTAACAACAATCTGGAAGCTGAATTTGAA GTCCCAGACAATTTGGATGTCATTCTTAGCAATGCTGACTCTACAGATATTCTTGATCGCCTTCATGCTGGCGTTTTCTTGAATGAAAAGACAGAG AAGTTTTGGTTTGACGAGATTATCAATGCCAACGTATTCGAGTTGTATGCAAGGGGTCTTTCAATTGCTTGGAAAGATGATCAACGTCATTGGAACTGGACTTCCATGGAAGACACTGAGCAt ACTGATACTGAACATATGAAGAAGGGACTTGTCATCAACAAAATCCTCATTCAGCCAGTAACGAAGGATTGTTGCAGCTTAATG atgaaaattcacTGGGGTGTCAACTTCCCATGCATGaagaaaaagagttttttttctaaagttGGCCCAGACAAAGGCAAAGCAATGAAATACCAAATATACCAAGTAAAAAGGTATATCTACGCATTGGTCAATGTTTCTTTCTCGATCGAATTGTTAGTTCCAGACAGATCTGCTTGGATTGGTTATGTGGCCGTGGCTACAGATGAAGGAGCGAAGTCATTAGGTAGGAGAGACATTTTGGTTTGCTGGAGAGGAACTTACAATAATGCAGAGTGGGAAAGGAATGCTAATTTCTTCCAAACCCATGCTCAAGCCATATTTCCGACTGTCCCTAAAACTGAGGTGCACTATGGATTTTACTCCATCTACACACACCCAAACAAAGAACACGACAACAAAAGTGCTGGAGATCAG GTTATCGAAGAAGTTaagaaattgataaatttatgcCAAGACGAGGAAATCAGTGTAACAATAACGGGATATAGTCTAGGCGCAACTCTTGCTACATTGAACGCATCTGATATAGTTTGCAATGGATATAATAAGCCTAACTAG
- the LOC123219058 gene encoding beta-glucosidase 42 produces MALSMPFTTARFYIIYTWRMNELYVIQSHCFPFHSLVKMVKKDEFLKQNGHHESNNKQVTRSDFPPDFVFGVATSAYQIEGACKDGSRGASIWDAFTHTEGKIIDKSSGDVAVDHYHRYKEDIDLIATLGFDAYRFSISWSRIFPDGLGTKVNEEGIAFYNNIIDALLQKGIKPFITLYHWDLPLHLHESMGGWLNKDIVKYFSIYADTCFAHFGDRVKDWITINEPLQTAVNGYDVGIFAPGRSQNSSTEPYLAAHHQILAHATAFSIYQTKYKDKQGGKVGLVVDCEWAEANSDKIEDLSAAARRLDFQLGWYLHPMYYGDYPEVLHKRLGDRLPEFTKEEKKLLKNALDFVGLNHYTSRFIAHSTSPEEGDYYKAQEMERTVEWEGGEIIGEKAASEWLYVVPWGIRKVLNYIAKTYNNPPIYVTENGMDDEDNDTSPLHEMLDDKLRVRYYREYIAAVSQAIKDGTDVRGYFAWSLLDNFEWAQGYTKRFGLVYVDYKNGLARHPKSSAYWFLRFLKGGEEKSGKEE; encoded by the exons ATGGCATTGTCAATGCCATTTACAACTGCCAGGTTCTATATAATCTATACATGGCGAATGAATGAACTGTATGTAATTCAGTCTCATTGCTTTCCCTTTCATTCTCTTGTTAAAATGGTGAAGAAAGATGAGTTCTTGAAGCAAAACGGCCATCATGAATCCAACAATAAACAAGTCACTCGCTCTGACTTCCCTCCTGATTTTGTCTTTGGAGTTGCCACCTCTGCTTATCAg ATTGAAGGAGCCTGCAAGGATGGTAGTAGGGGTGCAAGTATATGGGATGCTTTCACACATACTGAAG GAAAAATTATTGACAAAAGCAGTGGTGATGTTGCAGTGGATCATTATCATCGATACAAG GAAGATATCGACCTCATAGCAACATTGGGATTTGATGCGTATCGGTTTTCTATATCATGGTCTCGTATCTTCCCTG ATGGCTTAGGAACCAAAGTCAATGAGGAAGGGATCGCTTTCTACAACAATATCATTGATGCTCTTCTTCAAAAGG GTATTAAGCCTTTTATAACTTTGTACCATTGGGATCTTCCATTACATCTTCATGAGTCAATGGGAGGATGGTTAAATAAGGACATTGT gaaatatttttcaatttatgcaGATACTTGCTTTGCACATTTCGGTGATAGAGTAAAGGACTGGATTACAATTAATGAACCCCTTCAGACTGCAGTTAATGGATATGATGTTGGGATATTTGCTCCAGGAAGAAGTCAAAATTCATCAACAGAGCCATATTTGGCTGCACACCACCAGATCTTAGCCCATGCAACAGCATTTTCAATATATCAAACCAAGTACAAG GACAAGCAAGGGGGGAAAGTAGGTTTGGTTGTAGACTGTGAATGGGCAGAAGCTAATTCTGATAAAATTGAAGATCTATCTGCAGCAGCAAGGCGCCTTGATTTTCAGCTTGGATG GTACCTGCATCCAATGTATTATGGGGACTATCCCGAAGTTTTGCATAAAAGACTGGGTGATCGGCTTCCTGAGTTcacaaaggaagaaaagaagtTGCTTAAGAATGCCTTGGACTTTGTTGGCCTGAACCATTATACCTCCAGGTTCATTGCTCATTCAACTAGTCCTGAAGAAGGTGACTATTATAAAGCACAAGAGATGGAGAGAACCG TTGAATGGGAAGGGGGTGAAATAATTGGTGAGAAG GCAGCATCAGAATGGCTCTATGTTGTTCCGTGGGGCATTCGGAAGGTTCTTAATTACATAGCAAAAACATACAATAATCCCCCAATTTATGTCACTGAAAACG GTATGGACGATGAAGACAATGACACATCCCCACTCCATGAAATGCTGGATGACAAGTTGAGAGTTCGGTACTATAGGGAATACATAGCTGCAGTTTCTCAGGCAATTAA GGATGGCACGGACGTGAGGGGATACTTTGCGTGGTCGTTGTTAGACAACTTTGAGTGGGCCCAAGGTTATACGAAACGTTTCGGATTAGTTTATGTCGATTACAAGAATGGCCTTGCCAGGCACCCCAAATCTTCAGCTTACTGGTTCTTGCGCTTCTTGAAAGGCGGTGAAGAGAAGAGTGGCAAAGAAGAGTAA
- the LOC123218725 gene encoding sister chromatid cohesion 1 protein 4-like isoform X2 — protein MFYSQFILAKKGPLGTIWIAAHLERKLRKNQVADTDIGVSVDSILFPEVPIALRLSSHLLLGVVRIYSRKVNYLFDDCSEALLKIKQAFRSTAVDLPPEESTAPYHSITLPETFDLDDFELPENDIFQGNYVDHHVSTREQITLQDTMDGVVYSTSQFGLDERFGDGDASQIGLDLDEELLRVTASGHDAVSNADPQGSVKSLTPWEEDNIGERINETSEATAMNDNLERLGVHAESLEYAEAPSTPGLVQEPNLSCVQEAQASDDHLESEDHNSNELVATVNGNHIGGLEVKHAEPLRDSVNLMPMVLEYSERTIGALDGSDRMENMQNASVGGNVPNMISVQQGVRSDETAASPCCFHVTSQELSHRTCPDSTNDVSEGDLMDGQGSIRTKIQSDAEISENVPMSAAPAIVDAEGHASREPKDTTAANKPGDLEEMSSNVLKPCSSHLSQPDMSSPGYGHYVEIHSSETSRRAPVEVQGEECHVTDILQSEKDQISGPSICGEIDADNKKSDELLDNVVSNDQLENLNNSTSLELPEPEKLLSVPEGSLDKPNDLLVDSTPEKALVGSDGVDAGIKLVSGKKRSYTESTLTVESLNSSESFGAARYKRTSESIPDDDDLLSSILVGRKSSVLKLKPTPPAPEVPSRKRTRSVPQTSALKRKVLMDDTMVLHGDIIRQQLTNTEDIRRIRKKAPCTCPEILMIQIQFLENEIFSEPIFTGMSAELMSLLCETPDLSRIRVSETDENHGSSEPAKDVECSFRSNVEDGEDGSKYPEVHVEAQLAETFISGHVLGSHDIDARGGTNAITDAPELEAVQNEPLAEVTEMDIDRANVEVAETANFSAEINCPIEIQNMPDEDKTNGAYASLQIDTLGITPEQKLDIKPVGDNATLVDTSNGKVVDAVEGEDTVAIDTELKARDELPLKEGKVGVFVQNEGDGLTDFTANGVMNEDGFQSADLGCDRLDPNSNLVYGEEPLIDPTNSVKHDTELKDTSLNDEENPIFVDADHPAAEDRGELEGITVEHDTEFLNVDDDEVAEDHDDRDGCPEDTRLLENSGWSSRTRAVAKYLQTLFEEPVHGRKLLALDNLLSGKTRKEASRMFFETLVLTTKDYIQVEQPKPLENINIKPRAKLIKSDF, from the exons ATGTTTTATTCACAGTTTATTTTGGCCAAGAAAGGGCCTTTAGGGACAATATGGATCGCTGCTCATTTAGAGAGGAAGCTTCGAAAGAATCAGGTGGCTGATACTGATATTGGAGTCTCAGTAG ACTCAATTCTTTTTCCTGAAGTACCAATTGCACTTAGATTGTCCAGCCATCTTTTGCTTGGTGTGGTGAGGATATATTCTAGAAAGGTGAATTACCTTTTCGATGATTGTAGTGAGGCATTGCTTAAGATAAAGCAAGCTTTTCGCTCAACTGCAGTTGATTTGCCGCCAGAAGAATCGACTGCGCCTTATCACTCTATCACATTGCCAGAGACTTTTGATCTTGATGATTTTGAGTTGCCAGAGAATGACATTTTCCAGGG TAACTATGTTGATCATCATGTCAGTACAAGGGAGCAAATTACCCTCCAAGATACCATGGATGGTGTGGTTTATTCCACATCTCAGTTTGGATTGGATG AGCGTTTTGGTGATGGTGATGCATCTCAGATTGGTTTAGACCTTGATGAG GAGCTATTAAGGGTTACAGCTTCAGGGCATGATGCTGTTTCAAA TGCTGATCCTCAGGGGTCTGTCAAATCGTTGACACCTTGGGAAGAAGATAATATTGGTGAGCGGATAAATGAAACTTCAGAAGCCACGGCAATGAATGACAAT CTTGAAAGACTTGGTGTCCATGCGGAATCTCTTGAGTATGCTGAAGCACCATCTACTCCAGGATTGGTACAAGAGCCAAATTTGTCCTGCGTGCAGGAGGCTCAGGCCAGTGATGATCATTTGGAATCAGAAGATCACAATTCTAATGAGTTAGTGGCTACG GTGAATGGCAACCACATTGGAGGTCTGGAGGTCAAACACGCGGAGCCACTTCGTGACTCTGTCAACTTGATGCCTATGGTTTTAGAATACTCAGAGCGGACCATTGGTGCATTAGATGGTTCAGACAGGATGGAAAACATGCAAAATGCCAGTGTAGGTGGGAATGTCCCAAATATGATATCTGTACAACAAGGAGTTAGGTCAGATGAAACTGCTGCATCTCCTTGTTGCTTTCATGTCACCTCACAGGAACTGAGTCACAGAACCTGTCCGGATAGCACCAATGATGTATCAGAAGGTGATTTGATGGACGGTCAAGGTTCAATCAGGACTAAAATTCAAAGTGATGCTGAAATTTCTGAGAATGTACCCATGTCTGCCGCACCGGCAATTGTGGATGCAGAAGGCCATGCCAGTCGGGAACCTAAGGATACAACGGCTGCAAACAAGCCTGGTGATCTTGAAGAGATGTCATCCAATGTGTTAAAGCCATGCAGCTCACACCTGAGTCAACCTGATATGTCTTCTCCTGGTTATGGACATTATGTTGAGATACACTCATCAGAGACATCTAGAAGGGCTCCTGTTGAGGTGCAAG GTGAAGAGTGCCATGTTACAGACATTTTGCAATCAGAGAAAGATCAGATATCAGGGCCTTCTATATGCGGGGAAATTGATGCAGATAACAAGAAATCAGATGAACTTTTGGACAATGTGGTCTCCAATGATCAGTTAGAAAATTTGAACAATTCTACGAGTTTGGAGTTGCCTGAACCAGAAAAGCTACTCTCTGTACCAGAGGGGTCTCTTGATAAACCAAATGATTTGCTTGTTGATTCCACTCCAGAGAAAGCTTTAGTGGGGAGTGATGGGGTTGATGCTGGAATCAAACTTGTGTCAGGGAAAAAACGTAGTTACACAGAAAGTACACTAACTGTAGAGAGTTTAAACTCATCTGAATCCTTTGGGGCAGCCAGATATAAGAGAACTTCGGAGTCCATTcctgatgatgatgatttgttATCATCTATTCTAG TTGGAAGAAAGTCTtcagttttaaaattgaagccCACGCCTCCTGCCCCTGAAGTACCATCTAGAAAAAGAACCCGTTCTGTGCCTCAAACTAGTGCTTTGAAGAGAAAGGTGCTGATGGATGACACCATGGTCTTGCATGGCGA TATAATACGCCAACAATTGACAAATACTGAAGACATACGCCGGATACGAAAAAAAGCTCCTTGCACTTGCCCTGAAATTTTGATGATTCAGATACAGTTCTTGGAGAATGAAATATTCAGTGAACCCATATTTACAG GTATGTCAGCAGAATTGATGAGTTTGCTCTGTGAAACACCTGATCTGAGCAGAATCAGGGTTTCAGAAACTGATGAGAATCATGGTTCTTCTGAACCAGCAAAGGATGTGGAGTGCTCATTTAGGTCTAATGTTGAAGATGGAGAGGATGGGAGCAAATATCCTGAGGTTCATGTTGAAGCACAGCTTGCAGAGACTTTCATTAGTGGCCATGTCTTAGGATCTCATGATATTGATGCTCGAGGGGGTACAAATGCTATTACTGATGCACCTGAGCTTGAAGCAGTGCAAAATGAACCCTTGGCTGAGGTAACTGAAATGGACATTGACAGAGCTAATGTTGAAGTTGCTGAGACAGCTAATTTCTCTGCTGAGATTAACTGTCCTATAGAAATTCAGAACATGCCTGATGAAGATAAAACCAACGGTGCATATGCTTCTCTTCAGATAGATACATTGGGCATTACACCTGAGCAGAAATTGGATATTAAACCTGTTGGAGACAATGCTACTTTAGTGGATACAAGCAATGGGAAAGTAGTTGATGCTGTTGAAGGAGAAGATACTGTTGCAATTGATACTGAATTGAAAGCAAGGGATGAACTTCCCCTGAAGGAAGGCAAAGTTGGGGTGTTTGTTCAAAATGAGGGTGATGGCCTGACAGATTTTACCGCAAATGGTGTTATGAATGAGGATGGTTTCCAGTCTGCAGATTTGGGTTGTGATAGGTTGGACCCAAACTCAAACCTTGTATATGGTGAAGAACCTCTTATAGATCCTACAAATTCAGTTAAACATGATACAGAGTTGAAAGACACTTCATTGAATGATGAAGAAAACCCAATCTTTGTAGATGCTGACCATCCTGCTGCTGAAGATCGTGGT GAACTTGAAGGCATCACAGTTGAGCATGATACAG aATTTCTGAACGTAGATGACGATGAAGTAGCTGAAGATCATGATGACAGGGATGGCTGTCCTGAAGACACTCGCCTTCTTGAGAATAGTGGATGGTCTTCCCGCACCAG GGCTGTTGCCAAGTACTTACAAACTCTATTTGAGGAGCCTGTACATGGAAGAAAGCTTCTGGCCTTGGACAACTTATTATCTGGTAAAACTCGCAAGGAAGCATCGAGAATGTTTTTCGAAACACTG GTTCTGACAACAAAGGATTACATCCAGGTAGAACAGCCAAAGCCCTTGGAGAACATTAACATAAAGCCGCGAGCGAAGCTCATAAAATCAGACTTTTGA
- the LOC123218725 gene encoding sister chromatid cohesion 1 protein 4-like isoform X1: MFYSQFILAKKGPLGTIWIAAHLERKLRKNQVADTDIGVSVDSILFPEVPIALRLSSHLLLGVVRIYSRKVNYLFDDCSEALLKIKQAFRSTAVDLPPEESTAPYHSITLPETFDLDDFELPENDIFQGNYVDHHVSTREQITLQDTMDGVVYSTSQFGLDERFGDGDASQIGLDLDEELLRVTASGHDAVSNADPQGSVKSLTPWEEDNIGERINETSEATAMNDNVNQLERLGVHAESLEYAEAPSTPGLVQEPNLSCVQEAQASDDHLESEDHNSNELVATVNGNHIGGLEVKHAEPLRDSVNLMPMVLEYSERTIGALDGSDRMENMQNASVGGNVPNMISVQQGVRSDETAASPCCFHVTSQELSHRTCPDSTNDVSEGDLMDGQGSIRTKIQSDAEISENVPMSAAPAIVDAEGHASREPKDTTAANKPGDLEEMSSNVLKPCSSHLSQPDMSSPGYGHYVEIHSSETSRRAPVEVQGEECHVTDILQSEKDQISGPSICGEIDADNKKSDELLDNVVSNDQLENLNNSTSLELPEPEKLLSVPEGSLDKPNDLLVDSTPEKALVGSDGVDAGIKLVSGKKRSYTESTLTVESLNSSESFGAARYKRTSESIPDDDDLLSSILVGRKSSVLKLKPTPPAPEVPSRKRTRSVPQTSALKRKVLMDDTMVLHGDIIRQQLTNTEDIRRIRKKAPCTCPEILMIQIQFLENEIFSEPIFTGMSAELMSLLCETPDLSRIRVSETDENHGSSEPAKDVECSFRSNVEDGEDGSKYPEVHVEAQLAETFISGHVLGSHDIDARGGTNAITDAPELEAVQNEPLAEVTEMDIDRANVEVAETANFSAEINCPIEIQNMPDEDKTNGAYASLQIDTLGITPEQKLDIKPVGDNATLVDTSNGKVVDAVEGEDTVAIDTELKARDELPLKEGKVGVFVQNEGDGLTDFTANGVMNEDGFQSADLGCDRLDPNSNLVYGEEPLIDPTNSVKHDTELKDTSLNDEENPIFVDADHPAAEDRGELEGITVEHDTEFLNVDDDEVAEDHDDRDGCPEDTRLLENSGWSSRTRAVAKYLQTLFEEPVHGRKLLALDNLLSGKTRKEASRMFFETLVLTTKDYIQVEQPKPLENINIKPRAKLIKSDF, translated from the exons ATGTTTTATTCACAGTTTATTTTGGCCAAGAAAGGGCCTTTAGGGACAATATGGATCGCTGCTCATTTAGAGAGGAAGCTTCGAAAGAATCAGGTGGCTGATACTGATATTGGAGTCTCAGTAG ACTCAATTCTTTTTCCTGAAGTACCAATTGCACTTAGATTGTCCAGCCATCTTTTGCTTGGTGTGGTGAGGATATATTCTAGAAAGGTGAATTACCTTTTCGATGATTGTAGTGAGGCATTGCTTAAGATAAAGCAAGCTTTTCGCTCAACTGCAGTTGATTTGCCGCCAGAAGAATCGACTGCGCCTTATCACTCTATCACATTGCCAGAGACTTTTGATCTTGATGATTTTGAGTTGCCAGAGAATGACATTTTCCAGGG TAACTATGTTGATCATCATGTCAGTACAAGGGAGCAAATTACCCTCCAAGATACCATGGATGGTGTGGTTTATTCCACATCTCAGTTTGGATTGGATG AGCGTTTTGGTGATGGTGATGCATCTCAGATTGGTTTAGACCTTGATGAG GAGCTATTAAGGGTTACAGCTTCAGGGCATGATGCTGTTTCAAA TGCTGATCCTCAGGGGTCTGTCAAATCGTTGACACCTTGGGAAGAAGATAATATTGGTGAGCGGATAAATGAAACTTCAGAAGCCACGGCAATGAATGACAATGTAAATCAG CTTGAAAGACTTGGTGTCCATGCGGAATCTCTTGAGTATGCTGAAGCACCATCTACTCCAGGATTGGTACAAGAGCCAAATTTGTCCTGCGTGCAGGAGGCTCAGGCCAGTGATGATCATTTGGAATCAGAAGATCACAATTCTAATGAGTTAGTGGCTACG GTGAATGGCAACCACATTGGAGGTCTGGAGGTCAAACACGCGGAGCCACTTCGTGACTCTGTCAACTTGATGCCTATGGTTTTAGAATACTCAGAGCGGACCATTGGTGCATTAGATGGTTCAGACAGGATGGAAAACATGCAAAATGCCAGTGTAGGTGGGAATGTCCCAAATATGATATCTGTACAACAAGGAGTTAGGTCAGATGAAACTGCTGCATCTCCTTGTTGCTTTCATGTCACCTCACAGGAACTGAGTCACAGAACCTGTCCGGATAGCACCAATGATGTATCAGAAGGTGATTTGATGGACGGTCAAGGTTCAATCAGGACTAAAATTCAAAGTGATGCTGAAATTTCTGAGAATGTACCCATGTCTGCCGCACCGGCAATTGTGGATGCAGAAGGCCATGCCAGTCGGGAACCTAAGGATACAACGGCTGCAAACAAGCCTGGTGATCTTGAAGAGATGTCATCCAATGTGTTAAAGCCATGCAGCTCACACCTGAGTCAACCTGATATGTCTTCTCCTGGTTATGGACATTATGTTGAGATACACTCATCAGAGACATCTAGAAGGGCTCCTGTTGAGGTGCAAG GTGAAGAGTGCCATGTTACAGACATTTTGCAATCAGAGAAAGATCAGATATCAGGGCCTTCTATATGCGGGGAAATTGATGCAGATAACAAGAAATCAGATGAACTTTTGGACAATGTGGTCTCCAATGATCAGTTAGAAAATTTGAACAATTCTACGAGTTTGGAGTTGCCTGAACCAGAAAAGCTACTCTCTGTACCAGAGGGGTCTCTTGATAAACCAAATGATTTGCTTGTTGATTCCACTCCAGAGAAAGCTTTAGTGGGGAGTGATGGGGTTGATGCTGGAATCAAACTTGTGTCAGGGAAAAAACGTAGTTACACAGAAAGTACACTAACTGTAGAGAGTTTAAACTCATCTGAATCCTTTGGGGCAGCCAGATATAAGAGAACTTCGGAGTCCATTcctgatgatgatgatttgttATCATCTATTCTAG TTGGAAGAAAGTCTtcagttttaaaattgaagccCACGCCTCCTGCCCCTGAAGTACCATCTAGAAAAAGAACCCGTTCTGTGCCTCAAACTAGTGCTTTGAAGAGAAAGGTGCTGATGGATGACACCATGGTCTTGCATGGCGA TATAATACGCCAACAATTGACAAATACTGAAGACATACGCCGGATACGAAAAAAAGCTCCTTGCACTTGCCCTGAAATTTTGATGATTCAGATACAGTTCTTGGAGAATGAAATATTCAGTGAACCCATATTTACAG GTATGTCAGCAGAATTGATGAGTTTGCTCTGTGAAACACCTGATCTGAGCAGAATCAGGGTTTCAGAAACTGATGAGAATCATGGTTCTTCTGAACCAGCAAAGGATGTGGAGTGCTCATTTAGGTCTAATGTTGAAGATGGAGAGGATGGGAGCAAATATCCTGAGGTTCATGTTGAAGCACAGCTTGCAGAGACTTTCATTAGTGGCCATGTCTTAGGATCTCATGATATTGATGCTCGAGGGGGTACAAATGCTATTACTGATGCACCTGAGCTTGAAGCAGTGCAAAATGAACCCTTGGCTGAGGTAACTGAAATGGACATTGACAGAGCTAATGTTGAAGTTGCTGAGACAGCTAATTTCTCTGCTGAGATTAACTGTCCTATAGAAATTCAGAACATGCCTGATGAAGATAAAACCAACGGTGCATATGCTTCTCTTCAGATAGATACATTGGGCATTACACCTGAGCAGAAATTGGATATTAAACCTGTTGGAGACAATGCTACTTTAGTGGATACAAGCAATGGGAAAGTAGTTGATGCTGTTGAAGGAGAAGATACTGTTGCAATTGATACTGAATTGAAAGCAAGGGATGAACTTCCCCTGAAGGAAGGCAAAGTTGGGGTGTTTGTTCAAAATGAGGGTGATGGCCTGACAGATTTTACCGCAAATGGTGTTATGAATGAGGATGGTTTCCAGTCTGCAGATTTGGGTTGTGATAGGTTGGACCCAAACTCAAACCTTGTATATGGTGAAGAACCTCTTATAGATCCTACAAATTCAGTTAAACATGATACAGAGTTGAAAGACACTTCATTGAATGATGAAGAAAACCCAATCTTTGTAGATGCTGACCATCCTGCTGCTGAAGATCGTGGT GAACTTGAAGGCATCACAGTTGAGCATGATACAG aATTTCTGAACGTAGATGACGATGAAGTAGCTGAAGATCATGATGACAGGGATGGCTGTCCTGAAGACACTCGCCTTCTTGAGAATAGTGGATGGTCTTCCCGCACCAG GGCTGTTGCCAAGTACTTACAAACTCTATTTGAGGAGCCTGTACATGGAAGAAAGCTTCTGGCCTTGGACAACTTATTATCTGGTAAAACTCGCAAGGAAGCATCGAGAATGTTTTTCGAAACACTG GTTCTGACAACAAAGGATTACATCCAGGTAGAACAGCCAAAGCCCTTGGAGAACATTAACATAAAGCCGCGAGCGAAGCTCATAAAATCAGACTTTTGA